From a region of the Chroicocephalus ridibundus chromosome 8, bChrRid1.1, whole genome shotgun sequence genome:
- the LOC134519249 gene encoding beta-1,3-galactosyltransferase 2, protein MLQWRRRHCCFAKMTWNTKRSLFRTHLIGLVSLVFLFAMFLFFNHHDWLPGRAGFKENPMAYTIRGFRSTKSETNHSSLRNTWKDTVPQTLRPLTVTNSNNTDLSPQGVTGLENTLSANGSIYNEKGTGHPASYHFKYIINEPEKCQEKTPFLILLIAAEPGQVEARQAIRQTWGNESLTPGIQIVRIFLLGLSIKINGYLQRTILEESRQYHDIIQQEYLDTYYNLTIKTLMGMNWVASYCPHVPYVMKTDSDMFVNTEYLIHKLLKPELPPRHKYFTGYLMRGYAPNRNKDSKWYMPPDLYPSERYPVFCSGTGYVFSGDLAEKIFKVSLSIRRLHLEDVYVGICLAKLRIDPMPPPNEFVFNHWRVSYSSCKYSHLITSHQFQPSELIKYWNHLQQNKHNACANAAKEKAGRYRHRKLH, encoded by the coding sequence ATGCTTCAGTGGAGAAGACGACACTGCTGCTTTGCAAAGATGACCTGGAATACCAAAAGGTCTCTGTTTCGCACCCATCTCATTGGCCTGGTCTCTCTCGTATTTCTTTTTGCTATGTTTCTGTTCTTCAATCATCACGActggctgccaggcagggctggattCAAAGAAAATCCCATGGCTTATACTATACGAGGATTTAGATCCACAAAAAGTGAGACAAACCACAGCTCTCTAAGGAACACATGGAAAGACACCGTACCTCAGACGCTCAGGCCTCTAACAGTCACCAACTCCAACAACACGGATCTGTCACCGCAAGGAGTAACTGGTTTGGAAAATACACTCAGTGCCAATGGAAGTATTTACAATGAGAAAGGTACTGGGCATCCAGCTTCGTATCATTTCAAATACATCATCAACGAGCCTGAGAAATGCCAGGAGAAGACCCCTTTTCTAATATTGCTCATAGCTGCAGAGCCGGGCCAGGTGGAAGCTAGACAAGCTATTCGACAAACCTGGGGTAATGAAAGCCTGACACCTGGCATCCAAATTGTTCGTATTTTTTTGCTGGGGTTAAGCATCAAGATAAATGGATACCTTCAGCGTACCATACTAGAGGAAAGCAGGCAGTACCATGACATCATTCAACAAGAATACTTAGACACCTACTATAATTTAACCATTAAAACTCTGATGGGAATGAACTGGGTTGCATCTTACTGTCCACATGTTCCATACGTTATGAAAACTGACAGTGATATGTTTGTCAATACTGAGTACTTAATACACAAGCTTCTGAAACCAGAACTTCCTCCGAGGCACAAGTATTTTACAGGTTATTTAATGAGAGGTTATGCACCTAATAGGAACAAGGATAGCAAGTGGTACATGCCACCTGATTTGTATCCAAGTGAACGTTACCCTGTATTCTGCTCTGGAACCGGTTATGTTTTTTCTGGAGatttagcagaaaaaatatttaaagtctcCCTAAGCATCAGACGTTTACATTTAGAGGATGTGTATGTGGGGATCTGTCTTGCCAAGCTACGAATTGACCCTATGCCTCCACCCAATGAGTTTGTCTTCAATCACTGGCGAGTTTCTTACTCCAGCTGTAAATATAGCCACCTAATTACCTCCCATCAGTTCCAACCTAGTGAACTGATCAAATACTGGAACCACTTACAACAAAATAAGCACAATGCCTGTGCCAATGCAGCGAAAGAAAAAGCAGGCAGGTATCGCCATCGTAAACTGCACTAG